In the Phoenix dactylifera cultivar Barhee BC4 unplaced genomic scaffold, palm_55x_up_171113_PBpolish2nd_filt_p 000942F, whole genome shotgun sequence genome, one interval contains:
- the LOC120107644 gene encoding uncharacterized protein LOC120107644 translates to MSVERTLTPEQEALTWQRFRTAFYSKYFSAMSELERKFLNLNQETMTVDKYEAEFDRLSRFAPTLVMDAESRMWRFEEGLKPHLRRGLAAVHSANYDDLVDRAKNMKIVWKETQESKDRIQKKRSRDDDTHSGQNSSNTAKSHNQSCQSGKQGSYGKTTQQEKPKCGQRGHKVVEYPQQDLRSVQRPQTTRTQQVQASPAPAQSAQPSSPKQQKGGRPRTPGCIYVLTQQDAQASNTVMSGTLLVASVYAHTLYDSGATRFFVSSTFMRKHDLLCVPLEYDLHVSTPAGNGMIGNQVCKTCPAQMVGRDLPTDLIVTDMHDFGIILVMD, encoded by the exons atgtcTGTGGAGCGCACATTGACACCTGAGCAGGAGGCACTTACCTGGCAGAGATTCCGCACagcattctactccaagtatttttCCGCCATGAGTGAGCTAGAGCGGAAATTTCTCAATCTGAATCAAGAAACTATGACTGTGGATAAGTATGAGGCCGAGTTTGACAGGCTATctcggtttgctcccaccctcgtCATGGATGCAGAGTCCCGAATgtggagatttgaagaaggattgaagcctcactTACGTCGAGGTTTGGCCGCAGTGCACTCAGCAAACTATGATGACTTGGTAGATAGGGCCAAGAATATGAAAATTGTCTGGAAGGAAACACAAGAGTCAAAAGatagaatacaaaagaagaggagcagaGATGATGATACTCATAGTGGACAGAATTCTAGCAATACTGCAAAATCTCATAACCAATCTTGCCAATCAGGGAAGCAAGGATCTTATGGAAAGACTACTCAACAAGAGAAGCCTAA ATGCGGTCAGCGGGGTCATAAGGTAGTTGAGTATCCTCAACAGGACCTTCGATCAGTTCAAAGGCCTCAAACTACAAGAACCCAGCAAGTGCAAGCTTCTCCTGCTCCAGCTcagtcagctcagccttcttctcctAAGCAGCAGAAAGGAGGGAGACCACGCACACCAGGTTGTATTTATGTactgactcagcaggatgctcaggcatccaacactGTGATGTCAGGTACATTGCTAGTTGCTTCTGTTTATGCTCATACACTATATGATTCTGGTGCTACGCGTTTCTTTGTGTCATCTACATTTATGCGAAAACATGACCTGCTTTGTGTGCCATTAGAGTATGATTTGCATGTTAGCACCCCCGCCGGGAATGGGATGATCGGTAATCAGGTCTGCAAAACTTGTCCAGCGCAGATGGTAGGTAGAGACTTGCCTACTGATTTGATAGTTACAGATATGCATGACTTTGGCATAATTCTCGTTATGGACTAG
- the LOC120107645 gene encoding glycine-rich protein DOT1-like produces the protein MGLSNRLHDASSDSIPILLAVAATGWVSYLRSLLLCLLHSLGLLCLHPSFAAADGPLFSAAGFGLAGLVVVASSERPFAYEALPSAAAEGEREHGEVRVGGSGGEQGEGEGEGGDIGGGGTEENGGGLGEYGGVAVEFGEVVGGGE, from the exons ATGGGGCTCTCGAACCGACTCCACGACGCCTCCAGTGATTCCATCCCGATCCTTCTCGCTGTGGCGGCCACCGGGTGGGTCTCCTACCTTCgctccctcctcctctgcctcctccaCTCTCTCGGCCTCCTATGCCTCCACCCCTCCTTCGCCGCGGCCGACGGTCCCCTCTTCTCTGCTGCTGGGTTCGGCCTAGCTGGACTCGTCGTCGTGGCCTCCTCCGAACGCCCCTTCGCTTACGAGGCCTTGCCGTCGGCGGCCGCGGAGGGGGAACGAGAGCACGGAGAGGTTAGGGTTGGAGGATCGGGAGGAGagcagggagagggagagggagagggaggcgaCATTGGTGGCGGAGGGACAGAGGAGAATGGAGGTGGGCTGGGGGAGTACGGCGGGGTGGCGGTGGAATTTGGTGAGGTGGTTGGTGGCGG TGAATGA
- the LOC120103882 gene encoding dihydroceramide fatty acyl 2-hydroxylase FAH1-like — protein MVAQKFNVDLSKPLVFQVGHLGEDYEEWVHQPIVSKEGPRFFENDFLEMFTRTKWWVIPVVWIPVVCWLVTMSIRMGHAVPQAALMVVGGILLWTLIEYALHRFLFHIRTSSYWANTLHYLLHGCHHKHPMDGLRLVFPPAATAILCVPIWCLIRLLTTPTTAPAIFGGGLLGYVMYDCTHYYLHHGQPSKDTARDMKKYHLNHHYRIQNKGFGITSPLWDIVFGTLPPPMPSRKSS, from the exons ATGGTTGCACAAAAGTTCAATGTGGACTTGAGCAAGCCTCTTGTTTTTCAA GTTGGCCATCTTGGGGAAGATTACGAGGAATGGGTTCACCAGCCCATTGTGAGCAAGGAAGGTCCACGCTTTTTTGAAAATGACTTCTTGGAG ATGTTCACCCGTACTAAATGGTGGGTGATTCCAGTCGTATGGATCCCAGTTGTCTGTTGGCTCGTGACCATGTCTATCCGCATGGGACATGCAGTTCCTCAGGCAGCTCTAATGGTTGTGGGTGGTATTCTTTTGTGGACGCTGATTGAGTATGCATTGCACCGCTTCCTTTTCCATATTAGAACATCAAGTTACTG GGCAAACACCTTGCATTATCTTCttcatggatgccatcataagCACCCGATGGATGGACTGCGCCTTGTTTTCCCACCAGCTGCAACAGCTATTCTTTGTGTGCCT ATCTGGTGTCTGATTAGGCTCTTAACAACTCCTACTACTGCACCTGCCATATTTGGAGGGGGCTTGTTGGGTTATGTGATGTATGACTGCACCCACTATTACCTGCACCATGGACAACCATCCAAAGATACAGCTCGAGATATGAAG aaatatcatttgaatcatcactacaGAATACAAAACAAGGGTTTTGGCATAACTTCTCCACTTTGGGACATCGTCTTTGGTACATTACCCCCTCCAATGCCATCAAGGAAGAGCAGCTGA